One Platichthys flesus chromosome 14, fPlaFle2.1, whole genome shotgun sequence genomic region harbors:
- the LOC133968303 gene encoding uncharacterized protein LOC133968303 → MKPLFISLLLAALCPEGRAQQDMVQQPGGDVTATGGEAATLGCRYVSSSTSVSLLWYKQEGTNNPTFILIRFQVGEGNTADDFRERFSSTLNSTSRSSPLKIQKLQLSDSAVYYCALQPTVTGNYTTLYNNLWSKDTTPHPPLEGVTHSISCEELTPVHNEEFSAEGSSVTLSYNSSKVNPGDYFFWYRQNPGQAPEFLLSHSASGEEAAPTSGLKIQVEQNQIHMIISSAAVTDSAVYYCAVRPTVTGNYTTLYKNSSCQKPPLLTAHLRFFPPLEGDISQ, encoded by the exons ATGAAGCCTCTGTTCATCTcactgctgctggctgctctgtgtcctg AAGGCAGAGCACAACAAGACATGGTGCAGCAACCAGGAGGAGACGTGACTGCgactggaggagaagcagcaacaCTTGGTTGTCGATACGTCAGCAGCTCAACAAGTGTGTCTCTCCTCTGGTACAAACAGGAAGGAACCAACAACCCAACATTCATCCTGATCCGCTTTCAAGTGGGAGAAGGAAACACAGCAGACGACTTCAGAGAGAGATTTTCATCCACACTGAATTCCACCTCGAGATCTTCTCCTCTGAAGatccagaagctgcagctgtctGACTCTGCTGTGTACTACTGTGCTCTGCAgcccacagtgacaggaaactacacaactctgtacaatAACCTGTGGAGCAAAGACacaactcctcatcctccactagAGGGAGTCACTCACT CAATCAGCTGTGAAGAACTCACACCGGTCCACAATGAAGAGTTCAGTGCAGAAGGCAGCTCTGTTACTCTGTCCTATAACTCCTCCAAAGTGAACCCAGGGGATTATTTCTTCTGGTATCGACAGAATCCAGGACAAGCACCAGAgttcctcctctcacactctgctTCAGGAGAAGAAGCTGCTCCAACCTCTGGACTGAAGATCCAAGTGGAGCAGAACCAAATCCACATGatcatctcctctgctgcagtgacagactCTGCTGTGTACTACTGTGCTGTGAGgcccacagtgacaggaaactacacaactctgtacaaaaacTCCAGCTGCCAGAAGCCTCCTCTTCTCACTGCTCACCTAAGATTCTTCcctccactagagggcgatATAAGTCAGTAG
- the LOC133968401 gene encoding uncharacterized protein LOC133968401 has protein sequence MLSLHQALSSLLLLSTLTAISCEELTPVHNEEFSAEGSSVTLSYNSSKVNPTDYFFWYRQNPGQAPEFLLSHSASGQILAAPTSGLKIQVEQNQIHMIISSAAVTDSAVYYCAVKTTVTGNYTTLYKNLWSRCWRKSKYNELDVEDDCAAERLLSGFILLQWKNIVHLLTDMNYPHLAAMGSMDSITPESTEEVVSEGRHINLTCKYDGSINSIQWYRQQQRSRPEFLLYITVEGSIHPTLSDFSAHINQTEKRVKLQISSAAVTDSAVYYCALQPTVTGNYTTLYKNLWSKHTTPHPPLEGVTHC, from the exons ATGCTCTCACTGCATCAGGCTCTATCTTCTCTACTGCTTCTCTCCACTCTAACAG CAATCAGCTGTGAAGAACTCACACCGGTCCACAATGAAGAGTTCAGTGCAGAAGGCAGCTCTGTTACTCTGTCCTATAACTCCTCCAAAGTGAACCCAACGGATTATTTCTTCTGGTATCGACAGAATCCAGGACAAGCTCCAGAgttcctcctctcacactctgctTCAGGACAAATACTAGCTGCTCCAACCTCTGGACTGAAGATCCAAGTGGAGCAGAACCAAATCCACATGatcatctcctctgctgcagtgacagactCTGCTGTGTACTACTGTGCTGTGAAGAccacagtgacaggaaactacacaactctgtacaaaaacctgtggagc AGATGTTGGAGGAAGTCAAAGTACAATGAGCTGGATGTTGAGGACgactgtgcagcagagaggctgCTGAGTGGTTTCATTCTCCTGCAGTGGAAGAACATTGTTCATCT ACTCACTGACATGAATTATCCTCATCTTGCAGCCATGGGTTCCATGGACAGCATAACACCAGAAAGTACTGAAGAAGTAGTTTCAGAGGGAAGACACATCAACCTGACCTGTAAATATGACGGATCCATCAACAGCATCCAGTGGTACCGACAACAGCAGAGATCCAGACCAGAGTTCCTGCTCTACATCACAGTGGAAGGATCCATTCATCCAACTCTGTCTGATTTCTCTGCTCACATCAACCAGACTGAGAAAAGAGTCAAACTGCagatctcctctgctgcagtgacagactCTGCTGTGTACTACTGTGCTCTGCAgcccacagtgacaggaaactacacaactctgtacaaaaacctgtggagcaaacacacaactcctcatcctccactagAGGGAGTCACTCACTGTTAA